The following is a genomic window from Episyrphus balteatus chromosome 1, idEpiBalt1.1, whole genome shotgun sequence.
tcacatagttttttttttgttgtcaaaaatccaataaaagGGTATAAATTATAtagttttaagttaaaataaaataaatcttaaattaaaaaaataaaaaaattaattttaaatttttttagtttacgATGAATCTCCACGCGAAGTGATGAATGTAATAAGCAGCATTAGTCAAATATTAAATGGTTTATCTGATCCACTTTATGattcaaaaatcataaaaacaccATCATACACTCGTAAAGAGTTTCCCGATAATTggatttttgacaattttaagatgtaaatacttttttttttcaaacattttcatttttggttTGATACTAATATCcagtttgaataaaatttgttttttggtttataaacTACATGCACCCATGGGAATAAAAAATAACGCAAGCTTTATgtttacttttggtatatttaatcataGTATAGTTGAAATAACCAgaaaatagttaaatatacctgaaacaaagttaaatataccaaaagtaaagtTATTCTTATGTTATTTTCGCTCTCTGTGTCAATGAGAATTTatgacatttttataaaaacaaaaatgttacaaaatattcaaggtttttacttttttggcacATAAAAATATGCATGTAAGTCATTGAAATTGAACAGAACAACGGGTTATTTTAATGTGTGcactaatttcaaaattttctaaaaaatatttttatacaaaactcatgataaaaccaataaattttgtttcgttttttgtagggttaccaaaaaaacaacaactgtaGTCAATATGACAATCGACGGTAGTAAACTTTAACAGTGAAATTGTCATATTGACTACAAAAATAGTCAATTTTGGAATTCGAAATATGGTTTTCATATTGAATACCACATTGGTCAATATTACAACAATTGACtatcgaaaattttaatattgacTTTCGCGGTTAATGTCTAAAATTATGCATTGATTAGTacacttaaaattattttaaaagcagCGATTCTTCAGGGTGGCTGTTTAGTTAAAATTAGCAACTTCATCTTTACTTTGcaatttacaattttataaTATGATGATATTagagaaaaatcaattgataaaTCGTCTTTAAGGTTTaagaatcataaaaataaaaacaaaataattagtttttgaaacatttgaTGGTTTGAAAACATGAATCGTTTTCAGAtcgataaatatttttgaaaaacaataaactgttttaagatcattaaatttttaaatgaacgaTTAATCATTTGTAAATTgttaaattgtttgaaaaaacgTTAAATCATGTTTAGAACGATAGATCGTTTAAGGAGCgttaaatagttttgaaaaaccaTAAATACACTTTAGAAGATTTAAtcatttaagaattaatttaaCGTTCTTAGAAAATACGAAACCATAAGAGACAGATAGATCGTTAAGTCGTTTTAGGCATCGTTTTAAAATCGATAAGTTGTATTTATAACTTaaaatcgttttacaaaattaaatcatttgaaGAACGATAAATCGTTTTTAGATCGTTTGTTCCTTACATGAgttgatattttcaaaacgatttcATGATGAAGAAACGATTTATTGGTATCtaataaatcgttttttttgtaaagaactAACAATCTTTTATAGAACgttaaaatgttttgagaacgatgattgaaaaatatttgaatttgctTCAAATTGCTTTAGGAACTATTAATAAGTTTTACAAAGTTAAATcattaaaagaattatttttaacgtTTTTAAAGCGTTAAATCGTTTTAAAAACCATTGTATTAAGAACCATGCATCATTTAGTTATTTTAAGGaagataaaaagtttaaaaaccgATAAATTGTCTGAAGaactttaaatcaattttaggAAGTTAATTCATTTTAAGAACGATAAatcgttttttattatttatttttattattttattcattaacatAACATAATTTAAAGAACGATAAAtgctaaaaagttttttagaacCATAAAACTTGTTTAGAACgatgaatttattgtttttagaacgaaaaatcgtttttaatcGATAAATCGTTTTTAGAACGAGAAATCGTTTTTATAACGAGAAATCGTTTTTAATCGATTGTTTTTAATCAATCGTTTCCAGAacgaaaaatcgtttttaataGATAAATCGTTTTTAGAACGAGAAATCGTTTTTAATCGATTGTAATCAATTGTTTTTAGAacgaaaaatcgtttttaatcGATAATTCGTATTTAGAacgaaaaatcgtttttaatcgattgtttttaatcaattttttttttttttaacaaaaagacttttttaaatCGATAAATCGTAAAGTATAAATAGGTTTTAGAATGATAAAAtgttcataattatttttttaagttgaatctagttcaaagaaaattaatttcaattctaAAAGAAAATGATGTCAAAACATCTCTCTTCGTTTCGCAGCTAGATATGGTCCCGGTGGAGGCGCAGGAGGGGGTCTGAAAAGAGTTCGCaatatttttctcgaaacatgGATTTGggattttatagaaaattattagaaatttcttgcaaaaaaaaaaaccattaaaaagcacttccttttttgttcatattattcacaACATTCTAGATCCTTGGCAGTAGTagaatataagaaaataataatcacaaaataaaaaataaaactggtataATATACTTTCTAATAAGTTTCAGCACTCATCGCACTTTGGGTTGCTGTTTTAGAATATTctaaaactaacaaaaatttGGATTTAATTGTATGTATCTATATGTATAAATTATTGCATCTCACTAACTGATAAAGCCTTTTTACTTACTAACTCACATAAgcatgaacttttttttggggTTTCCTATGCTAATAACTACAACTTTTCATTTAACtccaaaaatgttccaaaatcACTTTCTAATGTACCAATTTTTTCGTATGAAACAGTACTGACGGAAATGGCATTACTTTGAGCAAAAAAGTTCCCGATACTATTACATCCTGGGTTCTAACTGGATTCTCATTGAATCCTGAAACTGGTTTAGCTATTACCGATGAAGCAACAAAAATGAAAGTCTTCCAACCTTTCTTCATTTCCACCAATCTTCCATATTCAGTTAAAAGGGGTAAGTCAGAAATGTCAGAAATCTGTCAAAAACGCCTCTAAAACCCTAACTTTTTGTGACTTTAGGTGAAGTTATTGCAATTCCTGTTGTAATTTTCAACTATTTGGACAAAAATCTTGACGCTGAAATAACTATGGACAATTCCGATCATGAATACTCATTTGCTGAAGCTACCAATGAAGTTACCGAATCTGCTAGTGACGATGTTAAACGTACCAAGACTCTTTCCGTTCCATCAAATAGCGGACAAAGTGTATCATTTATGATTCGTACCAACAAAGTTGGACCATTAAGTTTGAAAATTAGTGCAATTTCTCCAATTGCTGGCGATGCTATTCAACAAACTCTTAAAGTTGAACCTGAAGGTGTTACTAAATACGTTAACAAAGCTGTTTTTATGAATTTGGGTGATGAAAAAGAGAAATCAGCTAAGGTTGATGTTGATATTCCTGAAAATGCTGTTGAAGATTCGGAATATGTTGAACTTTCGGTTGTTGGAGATTTGCTAGGACCAACTATTAAAAATTTGGACAAATTAATTCGTATGCCATATGGATGTGGTGAACAGAATATGGTTAATTTTGTACCAAATATTTTAGTACTTAAATATTTGACAGtaagttttaaagaaatatttctatGATTTTTTGGTTGAGAAGGTtactttttcactattttttttcttaggctACTAAACAACTTACTCCAGCAGTTGAAGAAAAGGCTAAGAAATTCTTAGAAATCGGTTATCAACGTGAATTACAATACAAACATGACGATGGTTCTTACAGTGCCTTTGGCAAATCGGACAAAAGTGGTAGCACTTGGTTGACAGCCTATGTTGTCAAATCTTTCCATCAAGCTATTCCATTCACTGATATTGATCCTAAAATTATCGAAGCTGGTTTGAAATTCTTGGCTGATAATCAGTTGCCAAGTGGTGAATTCCCAGAAGTTGGCAAGGTTATTGATAGTTCTCACAGTGGTGGATCAATTGGTCTAAGTGCTTATGTTTTATTGGCTTTCTTGGAAAATGTTGAATCAGCTGATCAGTATAAGGATGTTATTGAAAAGGGTTCGTCATTTTTGGAGAAGGAATTGGCTTCGTCGGATGATCAATATTCATTGTCAATTGCTGCTCAAGCTTTCTTGTTGGGCAAACGCCCAGAATCTGCTAAGAAGGTTTTGGCTAAGCTTGATAGTTTGGCTAAGAATgatggtaagtttttttttactccatTTCATCAAGTTTCGATTTTATCAaggtttttgtgttttaaggtGATCGTAAATGGTGGTCAAAGACTGTTGTTTCTGACAAATCTTGGTATGGACCACGTTCGGTAGATGCTGAAATGACTTCTTATGTTCTATTGGCAAAGCTTAAGGAAGGAAATGCTGAGGAAGTCTTGCCAATTGTTAGATGGTTGATATCACAGCGTAATAGTAATGGAGGATTTGCATCTACACAAGATACTGTTATTGGACTTGAAGCTTTGACTAAATTTGCTGAAAAGAGCGGTTCTGGTACTGGAAAAATGACAATTGCTTACGATGCTGGAGAAAAAAATACTGGAGAAATCGCTGTTAATCCTGAGAATTCATTGATTTTACAAACACATGTGGTACGTAAAGACAACCTTGTGGTATCCCATAAAGTTTTTAACGTTTATCTCTTTATTAAAGCTACCAAAAACGGTTAAAGAAGTCGCTTTGAATGCTAAGGGTACTGGTTCATGTTTGGCTCAAGTATCATACCGTTACAATATTGCTGACAAAGATAACCAACCTCGTTTTGGAGTAATGCCAGTTGTAAAGAGTTCAGAAAATGATCAAATGGTTTTGGTTGTATGTACTGATTTTAAGCCTTTGGATGGTGAAAAAGAGTCTAACATGGCTGTGATGGAAGTTTCATTGCCATCAGGTTATACAGCTAATACTGATAGTTTTGATAAGATCAAGGAAGTTGAAGGAGTTAAGGtaagaaatatacatttttcaaaagctttCTTAGAAATTCTAACTAATTTGTTCTAAATTTTTAGCGTGTTGATTCCAAGAACTCTGATTCAGCTTTAGATATTTATTTCGACAAAGTAACACCTGAACAAACTTGTGTTTCAATTGATGCCATTAAATCACATGCTGTTGCTAAACAAAAGCCTGCACCAGTTAGTGTTTATGATTATTATGATAACAATAAGCGTAACACTGAGTATTATGAAGTTGCATCATCATTGTGTGATATTTGCCAAGGCGATGACTGTGGAGCTGGCTGTGCGAAAAAGAATTAGGATACAAAAATTATTcctaaaaaaacctaaaaacatCTTTATTAAgttgtaaaattttacaaaaataaattcttttgtgCCTAAGATTAATTATTTTGAGGTTaggtttaaaatattaaacttttttgtaatttgatcttaattattttttttatactacctTACCTATTATGTAACGGATActtaaaattttacataaacgaaataagaatataaataaaaaacgaaacaaaaatgaattggttggtttttttttactgaaggATTTGGAAATTTCGAAACCATTACTTAAAAGTTAATGAAAATTCATGAAATGAGACTTtagtactttttttattttggtagaCAGCACTGGTGTAAAAagcctttagaaaaaaaaagttgctaaATGTGAAAAAgcattaggacttcacgaagtagAAAGTTCGACTTCGTTGACTTAAAATTCTTCATTGAAGATCCGACGTTATGACATAAAAAATCTTCATAATGAATTATGACTTCAAAAAGAAGAAAGTACGACTTCgtgaaattaaaattctttattgAAGATGCGACGTTGTGAAATAAAAAGACTTCAAAACGGATGAGGACTtcagtcttcataatgaatgaggacttcaaaAAGAGAAAGTGCGACTTCATGAAGTTAAAattcttcattgaagatgcaACGTCATGAAATAAAAAGCCTTCATTATATATGTTAGAGGACTTCACGAAGAAGAAAGTGCGACTTCGTGGAATTAAAattcttcattgaagatgcgactttatgaaaaaagaagTCTTTATaatgaatgaggacttcacgaagaaGAAAGTGCGACTTCGTGGAATTAAAattcttcattgaagatgcgactttatgaaaaaagaagTCTTTATaatgaatgaggacttcacgaagaaGAAAGTGCGACTTCGTGgaattaaaattctttattgAAGATGCGACGTTGTGAAATAAAAAGACTTCAaaacgaatgaggacttcagtcttcataatgaatgaggacttcaaaAAGAGAAAGTGCGACTTCATGAAGTTAAAattcttcattgaagatgcaACGTCATGAAataaaaagccttcatgataTATGTTAGAGGACTTCACGAAGAAGAAAGTGCGACTTCGTGGAATTAAAattcttcattgaagatgcgaggttatgaaataaaaagtcttcataacgaataagGACTTCAAAAAGAAGAAAGTGCGACTTCGtgatgttaaaatttttcattgaagatgcgactttatgaaaaaagaagTCTTTATAATtaatgaggacttcacgaagaaGAAAGTGCGACTTCGTgaaattaaaattcttcattgaagatgcgaggttatgaaataaaaagtcttcataacgaataagGACTTCAAAAAGAAGAAAGTGCGACTTCGtgatgttaaaatttttcattgaagatgcgactttatgaaaaaagaagTCTTTATAATtaatgaggacttcacgaagaaGAAAGTGCGACTTCGTGGAATTAAAattcttcattgaagatgcgactttatgaaaaaagaagTCTTTATaatgaatgaggacttcacgaagaaGAAAGTGCGACTTCGTGGAATTAAAattcttcattgaagatgcgactttatgaaaaaagaagTCTTTATAATGAATAATGACTTCAAAAAGAAGAAAGTACGACTTCgtgaaattaaaattctttattgAAGATGCGAAGTTATGAAATAATAAATCTTCAtaacgaatgaggacttcaaaaaagagaaagtgcgacttcatgaagttaaaattcttcattgaagatgcaACGTCATGAAataaaaagccttcatgataTATGTTAGAGGACTTCACGAAGAAGAAAGTGCGACTTCGTGGAATTAAAattcttcattgaagatgcgaggttatgaaataaaaagtcttcataacgaataagGACTTCAAAAAGAAGAAAGTGCGACCTCGTGAAGTTAAAattcttcattgaagatgcgatGTTATGACATACAAAATCTTCATGATGAATGATGACTTCAAAAAGAAGAAAGTACGACTTCgtgaaattaaaattctttattgAAGATGCGACGTtgtgaaataaaaagtcttcattatgaatgaggacttcaaaaaaagaaacttcGACCTCGTGAACTTAAAattcttcattgaagatgcgaggttatgaaataaaaagtcttcataacgaataagGACTTCAAAAAGAAGAAAGTGCGACTTCGtgatgttaaaatttttcattgaagatgcgactttatgaaaaaagaagTCTTTATAATTAAAGAGGACTTCACGAAGAAGAAAGTGCGACTTCGTGGAATTAAAattcttcattgaagatgcgactttatgaaaaaagaagTCTTTATAATtaatgaggacttcacgaagaaGAAAGTACGACTTCGTGgaattaaaattctttattgAAGATGCGACGTTGTGAAATAAAAAGACTTCAaaacgaatgaggacttcagtcttcataatgaattaggacttcaaaaGAAGAAAGTGCGACTTCGTGGAATTAAAattcttcattgaagatgcgactttatgaaaaaagaagTCTTTATAatgaatgaggacttcaaaAAGAAGAAAGTGCGGCTTCGTgaaattaaaattcttcattAGATAtgcgactttatgaaaaaagaagTCTTTATaatgaatgaggacttcacgaagaaGAAAGTGCGGCTTCGTAGAATTAAAattcttcattgaagatgcgactttatgaaaaaagaactctttataatgaataatgacttcaaaaagaagaaagtacgatttcgtgaaattaaaattctttattgAAGATGCGAAGTTATGAAATAATAAATCTTCAtaacgaatgaggacttcaaaaaaaaagaaacttcgaCCTCGTGAAGTTAAAattcttcattgaagatgcgatGTTATGACATACAAAATCTTCATGATGAATGATGACTTCAAAAAGAAGAAAGTACGACTTCgtgaaattaaaattctttattgAAGATGCGACGTtgtgaaataaaaagtcttcattatgaatgaggacttcaaaaaaagaaacttcGACCTCGTGAACTTAAAattcttcattgaagatgcgaggttatgaaataaaaagtcttcataatgaatgaggacttcaaaaagaaaaagttcGACTCCGTAAAGTTAAAattcttcattgaagatgcgaatttatgaaattgaagtcttcataatgaatgatgacttaaaaagaagaaaaaatcctTCATAgcgaatgaggacttcaaaaAGAAGAAAGAGTGACTTCGTGAAGTTACATAAAATTCTTCATTGAAGAGGGAACGCTATAAAATataaagtcttcataacgaatgaggacttcaaaaAGAAGAAAGTGCGACTTCGtgatgttaaaatttttcattgaagatgcgactttatgaaaaaagaagTCTTTATAATTAAAGAGGACTTCACGAAGAAGAAAGTGCGACTTCGTGGAATTAAAattcttcattgaagatgcgactttatgaaaaaagaagTCTTTATAATtaatgaggacttcacgaagaaGAAAGTACGACTTCGTGgaattaaaattctttattgAAGATGCGACGTTGTGAAATAAAAAGACTTCAaaacgaatgaggacttcagtcttcataatgaattaggacttcaaaaGAAGAAAGTGCGACTTCGTGGAATTAAAattcttcattgaagatgcgactttatgaaaaaagaagTCTTTATAatgaatgaggacttcaaaAAGAAGAAAGTGCGGCTTCGTgaaattaaaattcttcattAGATAtgcgactttatgaaaaaagaagTCTTTATaatgaatgaggacttcacgaagaaGAAAGTGCGGCTTCGTAGAATTAAAattcttcattgaagatgcgactttatgaaaaaagaactctttataatgaataatgacttcaaaaagaagaaagtacgatttcgtgaaattaaaattctttattgAAGATGCGAAGTTATGAAATAATAAATCTTCAtaacgaatgaggacttcaaaaaaaaagaaacttcgaCCTCGTGAAGTTAAAattcttcattgaagatgcgatGTTATGACATACAAAATCTTCATGATGAATGATGACTTCAAAAAGAAGAAAGTACGACTTCgtgaaattaaaattctttattgAAGATGCGACGTtgtgaaataaaaagtcttcattatgaatgaggacttcaaaaaaagaaacttcGACCTCGTGAACTTAAAattcttcattgaagatgcgaggttatgaaataaaaagtcttcataatgaatgaggacttcaaaaagaaaaagttcGACTCCGTAAAGTTAAAattcttcattgaagatgcgaatttatgaaattgaagtcttcataatgaatgatgacttaaaaagaagaaaaaatcctTCATAgcgaatgaggacttcaaaaAGAAGAAAGAGTGACTTCGTGAAGTTACATAAAATTCTTCATTGAAGAGGGAACGCTATAAAATataaagtcttcataacgaatgaggacttcaaaaAGGAGAAAGTGCGACTTTTTGAAgttaaaagtcttcattgaagatgcgagTTTATGAAATCAATAGTCATCATCCagtatttttcctttttttagatagaaacgaaaaaaactcaTTAAAGTAGACAAAAAACCACGGAAACTGATCTAATAAAATTACCAAACAACAAGACTGCCAAAGGCAAGACACCAAATGAAGGTGTGGCATCACCGATCGGTCATCTTGTGTGATCTACTGTATGACACTGGCACTGAcaatgataatgataataaaGCCGCATCAACATAAATTGATCTCGCCAAAGCACATGTTGTATGTTCTTATTCCAATTATCCACACTTGAGACTGAAGACACACACACATCTAACTGACTGATGACACTGGGGACATCTTGATTCATGGACCAATATGCAAGATCATTTCAGACATCTTTTGAACTAAACTAGATCAGATCTTTCAGTTTCATCGCAGTTGTGGCCAGTACAACTGCTCGAATAAGCTTCCTCAAAAAAAGAACATCGGAAGCTAAAAACGGGGCTGAAGTGTTTGTTTTGTGTAAATTTAATTgagaagaagcaaaaaaaaaagtcaagatcATTGACACACAGAACTTTTTTGATTGGATTATCCATTCGGTGCAAGTATATCAAACTGAAGATGCACTTTAATATGATGACGCGTTTTTGTATGATCAGCATTATTTGCGTCTTGCAAATTGCTATCACATCAGTCAAGTGCAGCGGGTGAGTTAAGaatcaattaaatcaagattgtttttaattaatgaatgaaatattttaaatgatatctcttttttcttcgttatttttttgacatttctgaaTAGAATCTCTGTTTTGAGTCTTTGTTTTGATATAATATATAATCTCCGGATGTTATCGGGTATTAAATTACAGTCTTAGAAActtgtatggtttttttttcgataagttTTCTCttgtttagttgaaaaaaaaaatgtaggtatttgaTACTTTCTTGACCGGAAGCTCAAGAGATCAGACAGAAAAAACAATAAGCACATCACTTAGGGTAAATATTTTAGTTCCCCGAGCCTCCtcttaaataattgttttgatcATGAAAGTGGATTGTCTAGTTATCATTTGTTTTTGAGGAAGTATGATGGAAAGTTCAAgtgtttgtatattttgagttctattgattttaaaagattcaatttgtatacatatttttgcaaatgcaaatgcaagttgacattttttgaaacaaaaatacagtTTTAGATGATCCgacttttaaaacaataaaaaagtttgaaaaatgcAAGACAATctgaaacttaattttaaagtaTTGTGAAATTGAATATAGGGGGTGACTTTTGAAGTTATCTTTGGAGAGATAATTTCAAACGTTGAACTTATTTCTTTCTGCAATATACTTTGATCAATACAAGgagatttaataaattaattgcaTTAATTATAACATGGGTCAAGTGCACTGTGACCCATTAATCTATACGTATGATTTATGATTTATGgaataaatttttcattatacactagaaatgtgaacggaaaAATAAATCTGGATTTTGTACTTAAATATGATAGCTGAATGTATCTCGTCaaagaaaaatggtttaaaaaagaccaaaaataCTAGGTTTTGAAAGTCCGTATTTTATCCAAATTTAGCCGTATTCAAGTTTTGTGACctttatgttgaaagataaagtatcttcctttctcctttacatgttcaatatctataaatgctcaaatgctaaaaacagacgatttattcaaaacataaaaaaattcgtttttttctcttttttgaatagtttttcttaagttttttacaatatatttcaatttgaaatttttttaaaaggaaacaTATCGATAAGAAAtctaattatctacaaaaaattacttaatacaaattttaaaattcggcttgctttccaagttatagacaaaaattcaGCTTTCAGGCGCGATTTCCGAGTCCTTGAGGTCAaagtattttagaaaaaaatagtgggattgtGTGTCCGTTTTGGCTATAAACCAGTGTAATCAGCGATATTTGGGATGTAAGAGAAGGAAAGCAATGGTTCTCAGCTATGGACTTGATTAGTGGCAACTATTCCTATGCCACGCTCCAGTTTCTTTCTGTGGT
Proteins encoded in this region:
- the LOC129907878 gene encoding CD109 antigen isoform X12 — encoded protein: MSRLLAIGLCILQIAILVQCNGLYTIVAPGTLRSKSDYHVSVSVHDAPSACKIKVGLSGPEFDKSETVEVPPKSSKVIMFQVPKLKDGDYNLTAEGLSGIEFKNTTKLNFAAEQVSIYVQTDKATYKPGDKVQYRVLVLDKNTRPAKIDGPVKISINDGARNLIKQLNDVELTKGVYSGELQLSEFPVLGSWNIEVSADGTTETKNFEVDKYVLPKFEVMVEAPKDVAIADGKFSVTVRSKYTFGKPVKGSAVVSVKPSYYSYGDNNEQPTAEKTVKIDGKGRVEFDISKDLKLDKERYTPPLTILAIVEEELTGLKQNSTGTVNLHREKYQIEGIDTPYTYYPGKPVTIKLVVKNLDGSPVQDTKNPVTLTVSPPDYWYRHPIPIEMVAASSSSDGETPTTTIPPPPKSQNYTAILDKNGMAEIEISLPDDKSSTYYSVKANYLDSNSYITSLSKFEKVDTPIDESLKLTVQTKNPALGKDVSIKVQNGKPIPYFVYTIVGRGDIVQSELIEVPENRNYHVFKITPTFQMIPQAKIFIHYVTGTDFNYAEETINFAKDFQNSISIEAPIETKPGADVEIKVNTDPNSYVGLLGVDQSVLLLKSGNDLKKDQIFQDMSRFDSSTPWSFGYGQYPGTQAGVVTMTNANHVFHQKALVVLKGDEVEYDSVDSVSFDDSEVETSIDRFDSNRDTSKTVPVKIRSNFLETWIWLNNDAYSTDGNGITLSKKVPDTITSWVLTGFSLNPETGLAITDEATKMKVFQPFFISTNLPYSVKRGEVIAIPVVIFNYLDKNLDAEITMDNSDHEYSFAEATNEVTESASDDVKRTKTLSVPSNSGQSVSFMIRTNKVGPLSLKISAISPIAGDAIQQTLKVEPEGVTKYVNKAVFMNLGDEKEKSAKVDVDIPENAVEDSEYVELSVVGDLLGPTIKNLDKLIRMPYGCGEQNMVNFVPNILVLKYLTATKQLTPAVEEKAKKFLEIGYQRELQYKHDDGSYSAFGKSDKSGSTWLTAYVVKSFHQAIPFTDIDPKIIEAGLKFLADNQLPSGEFPEVGKVIDSSHSGGSIGLSAYVLLAFLENVESADQYKDVIEKGSSFLEKELASSDDQYSLSIAAQAFLLGKRPESAKKVLAKLDSLAKNDGDRKWWSKTVVSDKSWYGPRSVDAEMTSYVLLAKLKEGNAEEVLPIVRWLISQRNSNGGFASTQDTVIGLEALTKFAEKSGSGTGKMTIAYDAGEKNTGEIAVNPENSLILQTHVLPKTVKEVALNAKGTGSCLAQVSYRYNIADKDNQPRFGVMPVVKSSENDQMVLVVCTDFKPLDGEKESNMAVMEVSLPSGYTANTDSFDKIKEVEGVKRVDSKNSDSALDIYFDKVTPEQTCVSIDAIKSHAVAKQKPAPVSVYDYYDNNKRNTEYYEVASSLCDICQGDDCGAGCAKKN
- the LOC129907878 gene encoding CD109 antigen isoform X19, with the translated sequence MSRLLAIGLCILQIAILVQCNGLYTIVAPGTLRSKSDYHVSVSVHDAPSACKIKVGLSGPEFDKSETVEVPPKSSKVIMFQVPKLKDGDYNLTAEGLSGIEFKNTTKLNFAAEQVSIYVQTDKATYKPGDKVQYRVLVLDKNTRPAKIDGPVKISINDGARNLIKQLNDVELTKGVYSGELQLSEFPVLGSWNIEVSADGTTETKNFEVDKYVLPKFEVMVEAPKDVAIADGKFSVTVRSKYTFGKPVKGSAVVSVKPSYYSYGDNNEQPTAEKTVKIDGKGRVEFDISKDLKLDKERYTPPLTILAIVEEELTGLKQNSTGTVNLHREKYQIEGIDTPYTYYPGKPVTIKLVVKNLDGSPVQDTKNPVTLTVSPPDYWYRHPIPIEMVAASSSSDGETPTTTIPPPPKSQNYTAILDKNGMAEIEISLPDDKSSTYYSVKANYLDSNSYITSLSKFEKVDTPIDESLKLTVQTKNPALGKDVSIKVQNGKPIPYFVYTIVGRGDIVQSELIEVPENRNYHVFKITPTFQMIPQAKIFIHYVTGTDFNYAEETINFAKDFQNSISIEAPIETKPGADVEIKVNTDPNSYVGLLGVDQSVLLLKSGNDLKKDQIFQDMSRFDSSTPWSFGYGQYPGTQAGVVTMTNANHVFHQRIYDVMPFYHQLEDRVLLESPIPISNKRHKISAASGSSSRNEIYVRKEFPENWIFFDNANTDGNGITLSKKVPDTITSWVLTGFSLNPETGLAITDEATKMKVFQPFFISTNLPYSVKRGEVIAIPVVIFNYLDKNLDAEITMDNSDHEYSFAEATNEVTESASDDVKRTKTLSVPSNSGQSVSFMIRTNKVGPLSLKISAISPIAGDAIQQTLKVEPEGVTKYVNKAVFMNLGDEKEKSAKVDVDIPENAVEDSEYVELSVVGDLLGPTIKNLDKLIRMPYGCGEQNMVNFVPNILVLKYLTATKQLTPAVEEKAKKFLEIGYQRELQYKHDDGSYSAFGKSDKSGSTWLTAYVVKSFHQAIPFTDIDPKIIEAGLKFLADNQLPSGEFPEVGKVIDSSHSGGSIGLSAYVLLAFLENVESADQYKDVIEKGSSFLEKELASSDDQYSLSIAAQAFLLGKRPESAKKVLAKLDSLAKNDGDRKWWSKTVVSDKSWYGPRSVDAEMTSYVLLAKLKEGNAEEVLPIVRWLISQRNSNGGFASTQDTVIGLEALTKFAEKSGSGTGKMTIAYDAGEKNTGEIAVNPENSLILQTHVLPKTVKEVALNAKGTGSCLAQVSYRYNIADKDNQPRFGVMPVVKSSENDQMVLVVCTDFKPLDGEKESNMAVMEVSLPSGYTANTDSFDKIKEVEGVKRVDSKNSDSALDIYFDKVTPEQTCVSIDAIKSHAVAKQKPAPVSVYDYYDNNKRNTEYYEVASSLCDICQGDDCGAGCAKKN